Genomic window (Marinobacter fonticola):
TGTTCAGTTGCATTATGGCCACCGAGCCTACCAGTGCGGCAAGGATGATGAGCAGACTGAAGCCGACGGTGAGCTTTCGTCCGATAGATAGGGACGAGACGTAACGCGATAACGTCATGGCGGGTATTAACTCCATTGGGTTGAGCAAGGTGTTTGGCGAGCCGGGGAAAGATGATGTCCAAGCAAGCAAGAAACCTGCCGTAGCCGCTAAAAATCGACGCTGTTTAACAGGCGCGGCTCTGGTGATCGCCGTAATGGTGGGAAATGACCCGTGGGGTTTGCATGTTCAACATTTATCAGCGGCATTAACCTAGGTTAAGACCTGTGTTTTAGAGGTCTGCGGGGCTGAAGCGGGCGGTGGCGAAAATCCGCCTATAAAGCTGCATGGATGTGTGGGTTTGTACCCATTTTGCCCTGATCTTGGTCACATTGTGTTACAGGACGCGAGAGTTACGTAAACGTGCCTTGCAGACCATGCGCCTGCCACCGTTATTGTTGTCAATTCAATATACTGGCCCCGGTATTGCAGTTCAGCTCCGTCGGTTTGAAGAGAAATAGTTGTGGAGAACAACAAGCCATTCATGGAGCATTTAGGGATGACACTGTATTTAAAGAAAGTTTTGCTGGCGCTGTTACTGTTATCGCCGGTCGCTGCCTGGGCCAACCCCCAGTATCTGGTGTTCACGCATGTGGTAAGTCCGGATACGCCGAAAGGTAAGATGGCCACCATGTTCAAGACCATCGTCGAGCGTAAGATGGGCTCGAAATACAACGTCATTGTCCACCCCAACTCGGAGCTGCTGGATGACGGCGAGGCGATAGATGCCATTGCACGCGGGGATATCCACTTCGCCGTGCCGTCCGTGTCCAAGTTCGAGGACTACACCCAGAAGCTGAAGATCTACGACCTGCCTTTCCTGTTCCCGAACATGGACGCGGTCGAACGTTTCCAGGAAGGTCCGGTGGGCCGGTCGCTGCTGAAGAGCATGGAGTCCAAGGGCATTCTCGGCCTGGGTTACCTGCATAACGGCTTGAAGCAGCTGAGCGCAAACAGGGAGTTCCACAAGCCGTCCGACCTTGAGGGCTTGAGTTTTCGCATCATGGATTCAGACGTGCTGCAGAAGCAGTTCCAAGCTATCGGCGCGTTTGGCATGCCAATGGCGTTTGCGGATGTGTACGATGGGCTGGCTACGGGCCTGATCCAGGGGCAGGAGAACACCTGGTCCAACATCTATTCAAAGAAGTTCTATGAGCACCAGCCCTACATCATGGAATCCAACCACGGCGTGCTGGACTACATGGTGATCACCAACGCCAGCTTCTGGGACTCGCTGACGAAGGAAGAGCGCCGCTACTTCAAGTATGCACTGGGCATGGCATTGAAATACGGCAACGCCGTGGCCATCGCGAAAGCGAAAAACGATCGTGACGAGCTGCAAAACATGAGGAGCGTCAACCTGATCGAGCTGACACCGAAAGAACTGCAACTCTGGCAACAGGCCATGAGGCCGGTTTGGGAAGCCTATGAAGGCGAAATTGGTAAGGATGTGATCGACGCGGCAGTTGCGGCGGGTAAGTCCTGATCTACAGGGCTTCTGGGGGGCTACCACGTTGATCCCCCGGTTCCTGACAGTAAAACGCCCCAAGCAGGATCGGGGCGTTTTCTCTGCGTAACCTATACGCTGAACCGGGCTACCTGAACTCGAAGGTTTTCGCCCAACTGTGCCAACTCGGTGGTCGACGAAGCTACCTGTGTAGCTGACGAGGCTGATTGATCACTAATATCGCGAATCTGCGTGACATTGTGGTTGATGTCTTCAGCCACCGACGTTTGCTGCTCGGCAGCCGTAGCAATTTGACTGTTGAATTGGCGGATTTCCTCGACAGCCTGCGCGATGTCCTTAATCGTTTTGCCGGTCGCCTGGGCGCTGTCCAATGTCTGGCCAGCTAGCTGTGTGCCGGATTCCATCGCCTTCACCGAGCCCTCGGCGCTGGTGACCAGGTTGTTGATCAAGGTCTCGATTTCCGCAGCCGAACTCTGTGTGCGCTGTGCCAGCGACCGAACCTCGTCAGCCACCACCGCAAAGCCGCGGCCCTGCTCGCCGGCGCGGGCGGCTTCGATAGCCGCATTCAGCGCCAGCAGGTTGGTTTGCTCGGCGACCGACTTGATCACATCCAGCACGGTGACAATGTTCTGGGTGTCGGACTGCAGGTTGTGCAGCTGCTGCATCACGTTCTCTACCAGACCGTTCAGCTCGCTCACGTACGATAGCGTTTCGCCCACGGCGGTCTCCCCGGCGGTGGCGGTTTCACTGGCCCTGGCCGCCGCGTTGAAGGCGTCTTCGGCGCTCTTGGCCACTTCGCTCACGGTTGCCACCATTTCGTTCATGGCCGTGGCGACCTGATCGGTCTGGTCGCGCTGCTGGGTCATGCCCTCGCTGGTTTGTTCCGTGACTGTGGACAGCTCCCCGGTAGAGGCGGCTATGTTTTGCGACCCGCTATTGATACCGCGCACCAGCTCCCGCAAGTTGACGACCATGGAGCCCAGGGCGCCCAACAACTGGCCCAGCTCGTCATGGCGATCGGTCTTGACGTCTTTTCGCAGGTCGCCAGCGGCCACTCGCGTTGCGATATCGACGGCCTCATGGATGGGCCGCACGATGTTGCGGGTCAGGCTCCAGGCCAGCACGACCCCGAGCAGGATGACGATGACGGTAGCGACGATGATCAGCGTAACGGCTTGTGCCTGTTCCGCGCGCATGTTGCCGACCTGGATGTCCTTCAATTCAGCCGTCGCCGAGAGGATGCTGTTGGCGGAATCGAGCATCTGGGATTCCAGCGTCTCGTTGCGGCGGACCTGTTCGACAGCTTTGCGGAACGTGGCGACGTAGTTGTTGAACAGGCCGCTAATCTCCTCCTTGACGGCCTTGTCGACGAACGACGATTTTATGGAGCGCAGGGCGCGCTCGATCGCGGATTCGAATTGCTCAATGGCCTTAGCATCGCCATCGATCAGGAAGCTGCGTTCGTTACGGCGCATTTGCTTGAGAGCGGCCGCGGCCATATAGAGTTTGTCCTCGGTGCTCAGCCGGCTTTCGGCCATGCGTGCATCCACCTCCATCTGGTCGATGGTGGCATCGCGTTCGGTGATGTTAGCGGCGAGTTGCGTGAGCAATTGGCTGTAGCGGGCAGCCCCTTTGTCGATCGTTTCCAGCCGTTGCAGGTCCGCGGGAACCACCAGCTCGCTTTCGAGTACTTCAGCCATTTTCCCGGCTGCTGCGCTGCTTTGACGAGCCGCCTCCAGGTCATTCTCATGGTGGCTTAACATGAACTCTTTTTCGCTTAGCCGGGCTTCCAGTAAGCGGGTTTCCATAACGCCAACCTGGCCTACGATAACAGCACGTTCGGTATAGCTGCTCAGCGCCTGCAGGCCGATAGCCCCAACAATAACGGCGAGAACGATCAGCGCCGAAAAACCAATACTCAGCTTGCGTCCGATGGTCAGCTTGCGTCCCATGGAAGAAGACGAAGAGGAAAGAGGCAACTGCATTGTATGCTCCCTGAAATGCCTGGGTGCCGAGGGTGGGGAAACGGCAGCATTTATTGTTGTGGAATGCGGAAATCGGTTCCGCTTAACGGTATTAAAGGTTTGAAGGTTGGGTGAGATCAAGGAGAGATTGGTAACAAAGTATTAAAAAAGCCCCGTTGTAGAGTGCTTATTCCACAACGGGGCTTTGTTGGTGTGCGGATGCGGATCGCTAGAAGAAGAGATCCGGCAGGTAGGTGGCGATTTCCGGGAAGATCATAATCAGCGCCAGGCCGACAATCTCCACCAGCACGAACGGAATAATCGACACATAGATATCCCGCATGGTGATACTCGGCGGAACCACCCCTTTGAGATAGAACAGGTTGAAGCCGAAAGGTGGCGTCATGTAGCCGATTTCCATGTTGATCACGAACAGGATGCCGAACCAGATGGGGTCGAAGCCCAGGCCCTCGACGATGGGCATGAATACCGGCAGGGTGATCAGCATGATACCCACCGGATCGAGCACCATCGCCAGCAGGAAGACGATCAGCATCATCGACAGGATCACGCCCCAGGGCCCGCCCGGAATCATCTGCATCAAGCCTTCGATCAGCTCCTGGGCGCCCATGCTTTGATACGCCGCGCTGAAGGCATGGGCAGCGAACAGGATCCACATGATCATGCCGGTCAGCTTGAAGGTGCGGATCGACGCGTCGTGCAGCAGTGTCCAGGTGAATTTGCGATACACCACGGCGGAAATCAGCGCGCCGAACACGCCCACGGCGGCCGCTTCGGTGGGTGTGGTAATACCGCCGATGATCGAGCCCAATACCATGATGACGATGGCGATGGGCAGGATAACCGCCCGCAGGGCACGGAACTTCTCGGCCCAGCTTGCCCGTTCCTCCGGCGGCAGAGCGGGGGCCAAGTGCGGCTGGAAGTAGCAGCGAATAATAATGTAGGCGATGGTCAGCACCATCAGCAGTAGGCCCGGCAGCACGCCGGCTGCGAACATTTTACCGACGGATGTCCCGGTAATCAGGGCGTAGAGAATCATCAGGATACTGGGCGGAATCAGGATGCCCCAGCCGCCGCCGGTATTGATACAGCCCAGGGCCATGTTCTTGTCGTAGCCCCGTTCGAGCATCGACGGCAGCGCGATAGTCCCCATAGCCACGACAGCCGCGCCACTGATCCCGCACATGGCGGCGAACAGCGCGCAAATGCCTAGTGTGCCGATGGCCAGGCCGCCGCGTACGCCACCCCACCAAAGATGCATCATGCGGTAGAGATCGTTGGCGACGCCGGTGCGCTCCAGAATCATCGCCATGTAGACAAACAGCGGAATGGCCACCAGGGTGAAGCTTTCCATGGTGCTCCAGATCTGGGAGGCCACCATAAAGAAGGAGTCGAATCCCCAGGTGAAATAAAGGAACACGACGGACACGCCACCCAGGACGAAGGTCAGCGGCAGGCCGAGAACCAGGAAGAACAGAAGAGCGGCAAAAAACAGCAGGGTCAGGGCTTCGATACTCACAGCATATCCTCCTGCTCGTTCTGGCGGTCTTCAGGCGTGTAGTAACCCAGGTTGAAGGCGATGGCGATGTCCTGCAGGAGTTTGACGACGCCTTGCAGCACCAGGAGGCCGACGCCCAGGGGAATCGCCACCTTGACCGGCCAGATCGGCGGGTTCCAGGCGGAATAGGACGTTTCCCAGCTGGCGACGGACTGGCTGGCCATGTCGTAGCCGAAGTAGAGCAGCGCCAGGGTGAAGATGAAGAACACCACCGACGTAAAGATGTCGACGCCCGCCTGCACCCGGGGGCCTAAGTGCGAGTAGAGCAGGTCCACATTCACGTGTCCCCGGTGGGCCATGATGTAGCCGCCGGACATAATGGCGTAGATGCCGAACAGCATCTGGGTCAGCTCATTGGTCCACACCGTTGGCGAGTTCAGCAGGTAGCGGAACCCCACCTCAAGCAGCAGGAAAACGAACATGGCGAAAACGAGCAGGGCGACCCAGCGACCGATAAAGTCGTTCAAACGGGTCACGCCGTTCATGAATGCGGTCAGCGCACGCATGGCATCCTCCGGAGGCGCAACGGGTAAGGGAATAAGGAAAACCGGCGGCCCTGAGGCCGCCGGCGGGATCAGCGCAATCAGGACTTAGAGGTAGCCCAACTCCGTCAGGTAGTCTTTCAGCATAGTCAGCGCTTTCTGCGAGCGCTCGCTACGTTGGCCTTCCTCGTCCCACATTTCTTGAGCGGCTTCGGTCAGGCGCTGTTGGACATCGTCCGGCAGGGTGTTGATCTGCACGCCTTCTTCCTCGATGGCCTTGGCCAGAGTGATGCGCTCTTTATACAGGTACTCGTTGGTGCGGAACCAGAATTGCTCGTCCAGAGCCTGCTTGACGATGTCCTGCAAGTCCTGCGGCAGTTTGTCCAGCGCCTTCTGGCTGACAATGATGACGTCGGTGCCGGCGATGTTCAGGGCCGGTTGCACGTGATATTTGGCCACTTCGTACAGGCCCATGGAGTAGGCCCCCTGGGCTGCACCCCAATGGGCGCCGTCGACCACGCCGCTATCCAGCGCAGGGTAGAGTTCGCTGCCCGGGATGTAAGACGCTGCGGCACCGGCTTCGGTTAGAAACTTCTGCAGCGCACCGGAAGAGCGGATCTTCAGTTTCGTGAAGTCTTCCCAGCTGTTGATCGGGTCCTTGATCACCATCTCGGTCGGGTAAACCTTGTCGGTGGCCCAGTACACGCCGTATTGGGCGGCTTCTTCACGCAACATCTCCTCGAAACCCAGGCCCTGATGGAAGTAGGCCGCTTCCCACACGTTGCGGAAGGCGAACGGCAGACCGGAGGCAATGCCGGCCAGGGTCATCTTGTCCTGGGCGTAAGCCGGGGAGATCGTGCCCATTTCCAGGATGCCGCGGCTTACGGCTTCGAAGGTTTGCTTGGGCTTGAACAATGCACCGGATTCGTAGAGGTCCAGTTTTAGGCGACCATCGCTGCGCTCTTCGATGACGCGCTTCAGGCGGCCCAGACTGTCCTCATAGGAGCTGCTGGAGCCGGGCCAATGAGATTGAACTTTCCACGTCACGGTATCCGCGGCAGTCACCGCACCGCTGAACAGGGCGCCGACACTAAGGGCAACGGCCGATGCGCAGACCGTTAGCTGCTTCTTGAACTGGGTAAGCGTTTGCATGACTTGACCTCTTATTTTTGTGCATGGGGGTTGTACTTCTTTCTCCCTTATTTCGCACTGCGGTACTAGTGACTGCAGAACGAATCCTTGTTTTCCGAATTTATCACATGACTGACCATTTGCAATAGGCTACCGGCCCAATGTAATCCCTGCCTGATAGTCCGCTTTTTAGCTCAGAGCGGTGGAAACGTCAGACCCTCCGGATGCAAGTGGTGTGACATGAGGCGGGCGATCTGTATCAGGTTCCTTTCACTATAGGCCGGTCCAATCAGTTGTACCGCTAAAGGCAGGCCTTCGTCGCTGAACCCCACCGGCAGGCTCAGTGCAGGCAGTCCGGCGATAGCGGCAATGCCGGCCCAGACCGTGACGTCCATATAGACCTGGGGCTGACCGTTGATGGTCAGCACGCGCTCCATGGCGGGGGCGTCCTGATCGTGAGGGAAGGGGGGCGTGTTGACTACCGGACAGATCATCACGTCGAAGCGCTCGAAGAATTGGACCCAGCGATGCTGCAACTGAGCGCGTTCCTCATCCTGGCGCATCCAGTCGGTATGCGTGAGCGAGGCGCCCCGGGCAAAACGGGTGCGGTAATCGTCGTTTTCGCTGTCACGGGCGACGGCTGCGAGCTTTTCCAGGGTATTTGTATTCAGGCCAGCGCCCATGGTGGCCGCGAGCAGGCTGTAGTAAAGGCGGTGGTTCTGCTCCAGAGTCAGGTCGTCTGGACGGGCCGCTTCATCGATCGTTGCGCCCCGTTCACGCAGGAGGTCGACTGCAATCCGTAGCCCCTTTTCGACACTGGCATCCACCGGGCAAAAGGCATCGTCAAGCCAAGCCGCCACTTTCAGGCCGGCAAGGGTCTCGGTTTGCGCTTGGGGCAGGTCGATCCGCCAGGCCGGAGCCTCGGCTTCGTCCGGGCCGGCGAGCAGGTCCAAGGCGCGCTCCAGATCGTCCAGGTGGCGTCCCATGGGCCCGGCTACGCCGATATCCCGTTTGCCGCGGCTACCGGGCGGTCCGGGAATGTGCCCGCGGGTGGGAATGACGCCGTAAGTCGCTTTCAAACCATAAACGCCGCAGAATGCTGCGGGCGTGCGAATCGAACCGCCGATATCGCTACCCAGTTCCATCGGCACCAGGCCGGCGGCCAGGGCGGCGGCGGCCCCGCCGGAAGAGCCGCCAGGGGTTAGCCGGGTGTCCCAGGGATTGGCGGTGGTGCCATAGATGCTGTTGAAGGTTTGCAGGTCGCCGGCCAGTTCCGGCACGTTGGTCTTGCCCAATACAATAGCGCCGGCGGCCTGTAACCGTTCGACCGCCGGCGCCGTG
Coding sequences:
- a CDS encoding TRAP transporter small permease subunit encodes the protein MRALTAFMNGVTRLNDFIGRWVALLVFAMFVFLLLEVGFRYLLNSPTVWTNELTQMLFGIYAIMSGGYIMAHRGHVNVDLLYSHLGPRVQAGVDIFTSVVFFIFTLALLYFGYDMASQSVASWETSYSAWNPPIWPVKVAIPLGVGLLVLQGVVKLLQDIAIAFNLGYYTPEDRQNEQEDML
- a CDS encoding TRAP transporter large permease, whose amino-acid sequence is MSIEALTLLFFAALLFFLVLGLPLTFVLGGVSVVFLYFTWGFDSFFMVASQIWSTMESFTLVAIPLFVYMAMILERTGVANDLYRMMHLWWGGVRGGLAIGTLGICALFAAMCGISGAAVVAMGTIALPSMLERGYDKNMALGCINTGGGWGILIPPSILMILYALITGTSVGKMFAAGVLPGLLLMVLTIAYIIIRCYFQPHLAPALPPEERASWAEKFRALRAVILPIAIVIMVLGSIIGGITTPTEAAAVGVFGALISAVVYRKFTWTLLHDASIRTFKLTGMIMWILFAAHAFSAAYQSMGAQELIEGLMQMIPGGPWGVILSMMLIVFLLAMVLDPVGIMLITLPVFMPIVEGLGFDPIWFGILFVINMEIGYMTPPFGFNLFYLKGVVPPSITMRDIYVSIIPFVLVEIVGLALIMIFPEIATYLPDLFF
- a CDS encoding DctP family TRAP transporter solute-binding subunit, which gives rise to MTLYLKKVLLALLLLSPVAAWANPQYLVFTHVVSPDTPKGKMATMFKTIVERKMGSKYNVIVHPNSELLDDGEAIDAIARGDIHFAVPSVSKFEDYTQKLKIYDLPFLFPNMDAVERFQEGPVGRSLLKSMESKGILGLGYLHNGLKQLSANREFHKPSDLEGLSFRIMDSDVLQKQFQAIGAFGMPMAFADVYDGLATGLIQGQENTWSNIYSKKFYEHQPYIMESNHGVLDYMVITNASFWDSLTKEERRYFKYALGMALKYGNAVAIAKAKNDRDELQNMRSVNLIELTPKELQLWQQAMRPVWEAYEGEIGKDVIDAAVAAGKS
- a CDS encoding HAMP domain-containing methyl-accepting chemotaxis protein is translated as MQLPLSSSSSSMGRKLTIGRKLSIGFSALIVLAVIVGAIGLQALSSYTERAVIVGQVGVMETRLLEARLSEKEFMLSHHENDLEAARQSSAAAGKMAEVLESELVVPADLQRLETIDKGAARYSQLLTQLAANITERDATIDQMEVDARMAESRLSTEDKLYMAAAALKQMRRNERSFLIDGDAKAIEQFESAIERALRSIKSSFVDKAVKEEISGLFNNYVATFRKAVEQVRRNETLESQMLDSANSILSATAELKDIQVGNMRAEQAQAVTLIIVATVIVILLGVVLAWSLTRNIVRPIHEAVDIATRVAAGDLRKDVKTDRHDELGQLLGALGSMVVNLRELVRGINSGSQNIAASTGELSTVTEQTSEGMTQQRDQTDQVATAMNEMVATVSEVAKSAEDAFNAAARASETATAGETAVGETLSYVSELNGLVENVMQQLHNLQSDTQNIVTVLDVIKSVAEQTNLLALNAAIEAARAGEQGRGFAVVADEVRSLAQRTQSSAAEIETLINNLVTSAEGSVKAMESGTQLAGQTLDSAQATGKTIKDIAQAVEEIRQFNSQIATAAEQQTSVAEDINHNVTQIRDISDQSASSATQVASSTTELAQLGENLRVQVARFSV
- a CDS encoding amidase, which encodes MQFHEMSAFALAQGIRQRQFTAVEVLEHFLDRIERYNPDLNAIVVLRADDARRQAEAADAAVERVDKGDGSVGGDALGPLHGVPMTIKETFEIKGWPTTAGYAKFKDYISPRTAPAVERLQAAGAIVLGKTNVPELAGDLQTFNSIYGTTANPWDTRLTPGGSSGGAAAALAAGLVPMELGSDIGGSIRTPAAFCGVYGLKATYGVIPTRGHIPGPPGSRGKRDIGVAGPMGRHLDDLERALDLLAGPDEAEAPAWRIDLPQAQTETLAGLKVAAWLDDAFCPVDASVEKGLRIAVDLLRERGATIDEAARPDDLTLEQNHRLYYSLLAATMGAGLNTNTLEKLAAVARDSENDDYRTRFARGASLTHTDWMRQDEERAQLQHRWVQFFERFDVMICPVVNTPPFPHDQDAPAMERVLTINGQPQVYMDVTVWAGIAAIAGLPALSLPVGFSDEGLPLAVQLIGPAYSERNLIQIARLMSHHLHPEGLTFPPL
- the dctP gene encoding TRAP transporter substrate-binding protein DctP, giving the protein MQTLTQFKKQLTVCASAVALSVGALFSGAVTAADTVTWKVQSHWPGSSSSYEDSLGRLKRVIEERSDGRLKLDLYESGALFKPKQTFEAVSRGILEMGTISPAYAQDKMTLAGIASGLPFAFRNVWEAAYFHQGLGFEEMLREEAAQYGVYWATDKVYPTEMVIKDPINSWEDFTKLKIRSSGALQKFLTEAGAAASYIPGSELYPALDSGVVDGAHWGAAQGAYSMGLYEVAKYHVQPALNIAGTDVIIVSQKALDKLPQDLQDIVKQALDEQFWFRTNEYLYKERITLAKAIEEEGVQINTLPDDVQQRLTEAAQEMWDEEGQRSERSQKALTMLKDYLTELGYL